The genomic region TCAAAAAGATAGTGAAATAGAAACTTTGAAAGCCGAACTTTCTCGCCTCCAAGAGGAACGCTCATTGGTAAAAAATAAAGTAGGCGAAATTCTCCAAAAAATTGAACAGCTAGGCCTAGAAGGACAGAGTGCTTCTCCCTCTGAGTTACCTTTGGATATGTCCGGGGAGGGCTCATCTTCTCCTGGATTTTAAAGGAAAAATTTATGAGGGTTGAGGGTTGGAAAGAATCGTTGAGATAAAACTTTTAGACCAGGTTTTTGCCTTTAAGACCGATCTTCCTGAAGAAATGGTAGAGGAGATCAGGGAAATTATTTCTGAAAAAGAAAATGAAATTCGGAAAAAGTATCATCTTTTGCCACCACTTAAAGTGGCTGTTCTTCTCCTCTTACAAATTTCTTCAGAATATGTAAAAATAAAAAAGGAGCACGAAGAACTTAAAGAGGCCTTGTTAAAAAAGGCCTCGGAATTAGACGAATATTTGAAAGAGGTTCCCTGGGGTGCGCGTGATTAACCAATTAGCCCGCCGAGCCAACAGCGAGACCAGGGGGAGGCTCCTCTCCTTCCGGAGGTATGCTCCGCTTTGGCGGAGAAACCGCAAGGAAGGACGAGCCGCCCACTTAAAAGTGAGGGTCTCGTGCGGGCCGGTTAACACGGCACCCTGGGGTTTAAATTTATCCCCGTAAGGGTTTTTTACCGT from Thermodesulfatator indicus DSM 15286 harbors:
- the zapB gene encoding cell division protein ZapB translates to MGVEEIALLEEKIEALIGYIQKLTEEKKSLLEKLSQKDSEIETLKAELSRLQEERSLVKNKVGEILQKIEQLGLEGQSASPSELPLDMSGEGSSSPGF